A genomic region of Bernardetia sp. ABR2-2B contains the following coding sequences:
- a CDS encoding GNAT family N-acetyltransferase, whose translation MNPYFILPTMRLYLRPIDIEDAEEVFEYKSNKKANKFQGFIPKNKEEVEDFIQKKTAREINIENTWFQFVIIHERDTKIIGDVGLHFLEGGNNQVEFGITLNSEYQQQGYAKEAMKTVISYLFRDLNKHRIIASIDPRNISSIKLMKSLNMRKEAHFEKSLFFKNEWVDDLIYAILKEEYGKVL comes from the coding sequence ATGAATCCGTATTTTATCTTGCCAACTATGCGACTGTATCTAAGACCTATTGATATAGAGGATGCAGAAGAAGTTTTTGAATATAAATCCAATAAAAAAGCTAATAAATTTCAAGGGTTTATTCCAAAAAATAAGGAAGAAGTAGAAGATTTTATTCAAAAAAAAACAGCTAGAGAAATAAATATTGAAAATACTTGGTTTCAGTTTGTCATCATTCACGAACGAGATACTAAAATTATTGGAGATGTTGGACTTCATTTTTTGGAAGGAGGAAACAACCAAGTCGAATTTGGAATTACACTAAATTCAGAGTATCAACAACAAGGATATGCAAAAGAAGCAATGAAAACAGTTATTTCATATCTTTTTAGAGATTTGAATAAACATCGAATTATCGCATCAATAGACCCAAGAAATATATCTTCTATAAAATTAATGAAAAGTCTGAATATGAGAAAAGAAGCTCATTTTGAAAAAAGTTTGTTCTTCAAAAATGAATGGGTTGATGATTTGATTTATGCGATTTTGAAAGAAGAATATGGGAAGGTTTTGTAA
- a CDS encoding DM13 domain-containing protein: protein MQLYSFKKSFQILAFLGVFSIVLISCKEISEDVAPIEIPERLEISPTSQSVMIGETATFTTAFFDNMGNSIASPSDIGWTSSDLSVASITQDGEATGLSAGQTTIKATYQTVEATALLTVVSDNNQVATVTITPSLSEITLTEMASLEFSVKNNLGEELTGKTATWTSGNIELVTVENGQVTAEDYGTANVTATVDGIQSSPATVQVVRKADFTNRSNGSAKLRIENDVLQVVLSEDFSTSTSPPDLRVYLGDNSGNVNDAVELATLNTRSGGKTINVPSEISITEYRYVLIWCKQLGGMYGVADLGE, encoded by the coding sequence ATGCAATTATATTCATTCAAAAAATCATTTCAAATTCTTGCCTTTCTAGGTGTTTTCTCAATTGTCCTAATTTCCTGTAAAGAAATTTCAGAAGATGTTGCTCCGATAGAAATTCCAGAGCGTTTAGAAATTTCTCCTACTTCTCAAAGTGTAATGATTGGAGAAACAGCAACCTTTACTACAGCTTTTTTCGATAATATGGGCAATTCTATCGCTAGTCCTTCCGACATTGGTTGGACAAGTAGTGATTTATCTGTTGCCAGTATAACTCAAGATGGAGAAGCTACAGGACTTTCAGCAGGACAAACCACTATCAAAGCCACCTACCAAACCGTAGAAGCCACAGCACTTCTGACCGTTGTGTCTGATAATAATCAGGTAGCTACCGTAACAATAACGCCTTCATTGAGTGAAATTACTCTTACAGAAATGGCAAGTTTAGAGTTTTCTGTAAAGAATAATTTGGGAGAAGAACTCACAGGAAAAACAGCTACTTGGACAAGTGGAAATATAGAACTGGTAACTGTAGAAAACGGACAAGTAACGGCAGAAGATTATGGAACAGCAAACGTTACAGCAACAGTAGATGGAATACAAAGCAGCCCTGCTACTGTTCAAGTAGTTAGAAAGGCTGATTTTACTAACAGAAGTAATGGAAGCGCAAAATTGAGGATAGAAAACGATGTACTGCAAGTTGTTTTGAGTGAGGATTTTTCTACTTCTACTTCTCCACCAGACTTGAGAGTTTATTTGGGAGATAATAGTGGTAATGTAAATGATGCCGTAGAGTTGGCAACTTTAAATACGAGAAGTGGAGGAAAAACTATAAATGTTCCTTCTGAAATTTCGATTACAGAGTATCGTTATGTTCTTATCTGGTGCAAACAACTTGGTGGAATGTATGGTGTGGCTGATTTGGGAGAGTAG